A window of Mangifera indica cultivar Alphonso chromosome 11, CATAS_Mindica_2.1, whole genome shotgun sequence contains these coding sequences:
- the LOC123230106 gene encoding ethylene-responsive transcription factor ERF014-like — translation MVKGEQKIQEKPISKAMPSTSSSSSSKKKKYKGVRMRSWGSWVSEIRAPNQKTRIWLGSYSTPEAAARAYDAALLCLKGSSANLNFPITSSHYIPDTVMSPKSIQRVAAAAANSFVDNSSPPISPPLPSSSSSSSSLISSPSMSFSPSDQLLDDDASLLQSIEQTYNEPSISMLELLPWYNFDGIQSPKYVDQMLSGVSLFDLPPTVDDFLEEGDIRLWSFC, via the coding sequence atgGTGAAGGGTGAGCAGAAGATCCAAGAGAAGCCGATATCAAAGGCAATGCCAtcaacttcatcatcatcatcaagcaagaagaagaagtacAAGGGAGTGAGAATGAGAAGCTGGGGTTCTTGGGTGTCAGAGATAAGAGCACCAAATCAGAAGACAAGAATATGGTTGGGCTCTTATTCTACACCGGAAGCCGCAGCTAGAGCTTATGATGCTGCACTTTTATGCCTGAAAGGCTCTTCCGCAAATCTTAACTTTCCCATCACTTCTTCTCATTACATTCCTGATACTGTTATGTCTCCTAAATCCATTCAAAGAGTAGCTGCAGCCGCTGCAAATAGTTTTGTTGACAACTCCTCTCCACCAATATCACCccctcttccttcttcttcctcctcttcttcctctttaatCTCATCTCCATCAATGTCCTTCTCACCCTCTGATCAACTCCTCGACGACGATGCATCTTTATTGCAATCTATCGAGCAGACCTACAATGAACCCTCCATTTCCATGTTGGAACTGCTTCCATGGTACAACTTTGATGGGATTCAATCACCAAAGTATGTCGATCAAATGTTAAGTGGCGTCTCATTGTTTGATCTACCCCCAACTGTCGATGACTTTCTGGAAGAAGGAGATATTCGGTTGTGGAGCTTCTGCTAG